TAAAATCTGAACTTGCACAAAAACTCGACACTAGACGACACAGGGCAAGCGCAGATGCATTTCTTATCCAGCAGACCTATGCTGAAACACGTGAATATTCAAACGGTTAGCCACAATGCCGTTTTAAAAAAGATAGTGCACGCCAAGTGATAAGGCCATGTTCTCTTCTTCGCCCACTTGTCTGTGTTCTATTTCTACCGCCATATTTAGCCCCTGATTGTGACCCAATAGCCATCCTAATCGCGTAAATGTGCCTACATCATTGGGCAAATAGAGCCATTCCGCATAATGCTGAAAGGCCGTGTTATTGGTTTTGTAAGTGGCATATACCGATTGGGGGAGGTGGGTATCAAAACGCCTGCTTGCGCTAAGGGTACTTTGCGAACCTGTAGGGTAGGTGAAGCTATTGTCATAGTAATGTGCCTCAGTGGTAGAGCGGACCCGATATTGGGTCTGAAGCTGCCACTTGGCTACTTTTTCACTTTTAAAATAAATAGGACTGTAAGACGCATTAGACACGTCTGCGACTGCGTTTGAAGAGTACAGATTCGACAACAATAATGACAAACATGTGAAGCTTATAGCTGCTTTCATGGCATGCGACCCAAGTTGTTTAGTGAGTGCTTGTTTATGTGTCCAGCGTTATTTCTGACCACCCTGTCGGAACCATTTTTGTAATTGATGCTAGAGCCACCGCGCCACAACTTATCGCAATGTACTATCACACTGTATAAGCATAGCTGTAAAAAATAGATCATAAAAATAAACTTGATGAATTTTTCATTCGTGAACTAGTTTTAAAGATACAGGGTTATTTTTATCGTTTTAAATAAGCCCGCCATCATTGAACGGAGGTCTTTTGAAATGCAAACGGAATGGGAATTCGAAAGAAAGTTTATGGTCACTTTTGTACCAGAGGGACTATTGGATACACGAACTCCTGTCGACATACGCCAAGGCTACCTATCATGCGAACCCGATAAACACATATGTTTGCGAGATGAAGGTGGTAAATTCAGTATGGCGGTGACGCAGGGTATTGGATTAAAGCACAGGGAAACGCGTATTGAACTGTCGGCGTCTCAATTTAATGATTTGTGGCCACTCACTCAAAAAATGCGTGTAGAAAAGCAGCGCTATCGCATAGACTTCTACGGCGCGCAATTGGTGATAGACGTATTCACAGGAACGCTTGCGCCACTTAAGTTAGTTGAAGTCGAGTTTGATAGTGAAATCAGCAGTCGTCAGTTTTTACCTCCTGATTTTGCTGATATAGAAGTTACGCACCGCAAGGAATTTCAGAACATTGCGCTAGCGCGCTTTGGTCTACCAGACAGAATCATTTCCCCCAGTTTTAATGAAAGCTATCGACTGTTTGTATGAGCCTTTGCAAAATTAAGTGATAAAAGTGTAGCTAAGTGATAAAAGTGTAGCTATAAAACACAGCCATAAAAAAAGCAGCCAGTTGGCTGCTTTTCTCTTTAAACGACAACAAATTACAGTGACGCTTTCAATGCTTCTGCTTTGTCTGTTGCTTCCCACGGGAACTCGTCGCGACCAAAGTGGCCGTACGCTGCAGTAGGACGGTAAATAGGGCGCTCAAGATCAAGCATTTGAATTAGGCCGTAAGGGCGCAGGTCGAAGTGCTCGCGAACTAAAGCAACTAGCGTTTTTTCATCAACCACGCCAGTGCCAAAAGTATCAATGCTGATAGACGTTGGCTCTGCAACGCCAATAGCGTAAGACACCTGAATTTCACAACGCTTAGCAAGACCTGCTGCAACAATATTCTTGGCAACATAACGGCCTGCGTATGCTGCGCTGCGGTCAACTTTTGAAGGATCTTTACCAGAGAACGCACCACCGCCGTGACGAGCCATGCCGCCGTAGGTATCAACGATGATTTTACGACCTGTTAGACCACAGTCGCCCATTGGGCCGCCGATAACAAAGCGGCCAGTAGGGTTAATGTGAAAACGCGTATTGGCATCAATCCATTCGCTTGGCAGAACAGGCTTGATGATTTCTTCCATTACCGCTTCACGAACCTGCTCGGTAGTGACCGAGTCGCAGTGTTGGGTTGAAAGCACTACCGCATCAATACCAACAGGTTTGTCGTTTTCATATTTAAATGTAATTTGGCTTTTCGCATCTGGACGCAAAAAGTCTAACTTGCCAGACTTGCGTACTTCGGCCTGTTTTTGAACAAGACGGTGAGAATATGTGATTGGTGCCGGCATTAATACGTCAGTTTCGTCACTGGCGTAACCGAACATTAGGCCTTGGTCGCCTGCACCTTGTTCTTCTAAACTCTCTCGGTCAACACCTTGATTGATATCAGGTGACTGTTTACCAATAGCATTCAATACAGCACACGAGTCTGCATCAAAACCCATATCAGAATGCGTGTAACCAATTTCTTTTACTGTGTTACGGGTAAGCTCTTCAATGTCTACCCATGCTGAGGTGGTCACTTCACCACCTACTAAAACCATACCGGTTTTTACATACGTTTCGCAGGCCACCCGAGCGCGCGGATCTTGTTCTAAAATAGCGTCAAGAACGGCATCTGAGATCTGATCAGCAATCTTGTCCGGATGCCCTTCAGACACTGACTCGGATGTGAATAAATGCGTGGCCATAAATGCTCCGTAAGCGTTAAATTATCAAAATAGTCGTATATTGTACTAAAACAAGTTATAAATACCAGTCTTTACTTCTAGACGTCTAAAAGTCTCTTCGTTACGAATTGTTGACATAACCCGATCACTTTTGGGGTTATTTCGATACAGAACAAAGAGATTGTAGTATTTAAGGTAATCGGCAGTGTCCAGCGCTTTATAAGCTAAATAGATGTTTTTGGATTTACTTTCGACAATGGCAATGAAAATCCATTGAACTGAAAGGTGGCATGGGTAAGAATACCCCCACATTCAAAAGTGCCTAGAAGTAGATCAATAGCAGATAATTGGTGTGCCTTGGTGCTCAAACCAACATACTACTGCGGTACTTAAAGATACAAAATAAATCAGGAGACAACATGCCCTCTCGTCGTGAACTCGCCAATGCTATCCGTGCATTAAGCATGGATGCCGTTCAACAAGCTAAATCTGGTCACCCAGGCGCCCCAATGGGGATGGCTGATATTGCGCAGGTACTATGGGGTGATTTCTTATCACATAACCCTGCAAACCCGTCATGGGCAAATCGCGACCGCTTTGTTCTTTCAAACGGCCACGGCTCGATGCTGTTGTACTCTTTACTTCATTTGTCAGGTTACGAACTGCCAATTGAAGAGTTGAAAAACTTCCGTCAGCTACACTCAAAAACACCAGGTCACCCAGAATACGGTTATGCACCAGGTGTAGAAACGACCACAGGCCCGTTGGGTCAAGGTATCAGCAACGCAGTAGGTATGGCGCTTGCTGAAAAAGTGCTTGCCGCACAATTTAACCGTGACGGTCACGACATTGTTGATCACTACACTTATGCATTTATGGGCGACGGCTGCCTGATGGAAGGTATTTCACACGAAACTTGTTCATTGGCTGGCACACTAGGCCTTGGCAAACTCATCGCGTTTTGGGATGACAACGGCATTTCAATTGATGGTGAAGTAGAAGGCTGGTTCACTGACGATACACCAGCACGCTTTAAGAGCTACGGTTGGGAAGTGATTGAAGGTGTTGACGGTCACGATGCAGAGCAAGTTAAAGCGGCTATTGAAAAGGCGCAAGCGAATACTGCTCAGCCTACGCTAATTTGTTGTAAAACCACCATTGGTTTCGGTTCGCCTAACAAAGAAGGAACCGAGTCTTGTCACGGTGCACCACTAGGTGAAGATGAAATTGTTGCTACTCGTGAAAAGCTTGGCTGGAGCCACGGTGCGTTCGAAATCCCAGACGATATCTATGCGGGCTGGGATGGTAAAGACAAAGGTTCAAAAGCAGAAAGCGCATGGAACGATGCCTTCGCTGCCTATGAAGCTGCCTATCCAGAACTTGCTGCAGAGTTTAAACGCCGTATTAATGGCGAACTGCCAGCAGACTTCAGCGATAAAGCTGACGCTATCATTGCTGATCTTCAAGCAAACCCACAAAACATTGCTTCACGTAAAGCGTCGCAAAATGCACTGAACGCATTTGGCCCGTTACTGCCAGAACTATTAGGCGGCTCAGCAGACCTTGCAGGTTCTAACCTAACCATTTGGGAAGGCAGCAAGGGTGTTGAAGCAAACGATGCATCAGGTAATTATATTTACTACGGCGTACGCGAATTTGGTATGTCTGCCATGATGAACGGTATTGCGCTTCACGGCGGTTTTAAAGCATACGGTGCAACCTTCCTAATGTTTATGGAATATGCGCGTAACGCGGTACGTATGGCAGCACTAATGAAGCAGCCTGCTATTTTCGTTTACACTCACGACTCAATTGGTTTGGGTGAAGATGGCCCAACGCACCAGCCGGTAGAGCAGGTAGTAGCGCTACGTGCTACGCCTAATCTTGATAACTGGCGTCCGTGTGACCAAGTTGAATCGGCGGTGTCGTGGAAGTCAGCAATTGAGCGTACAGACGGCCCAACAACCCTAATCTTTACGCGTCAAGGCCTTGCACAGCAAGAAAGAAATGCTCAACAAGTTGCTGATATCGCGAAAGGCGGCTATGTACTTAAAGATTGTGAAGGTACGCCTGAACTTATTCTCATTGGTACGGGTTCAGAGGTTCAGCTTGCTGTAGAAGCTGCAGCTAAACTTACCGAGCAAGGTAAAGCGGTACGCGTAGTGTCTATGCCATCTACTGACGTATTTGACCGTCAGTCTGCTGATTACCGTGAAAGCGTATTGCCATCAAGTGTTGTTAAACGCGTTGCGGTAGAAGCGTTGTCGAAAGACAGCTGGTACAAGTATGTTGGCTTTAATGGCGCGATTGTAGGTATGGACACCTTTGGTGAGTCTGCACCTGCAGGTGATTTGTTCAAGCATTTCAACATTACCACTGACGCTGTAGTAGAGGCTGCACTGTCTCTGTAAGAGGTAAACAAATAAGCCTATGGTAAATATTGCCATTAATGGGTTTGGTCGTATTGGTCGCAATGTATTGCGTGCACTTTATGAAAGTGGGCGCAATAACGAATTTAATGTTGTGGCCATTAACGACATTGCCAAGCCAGAAGGCATTGCACATTTACTTAAATACGATACCGCCCACGGGCGGTTCCGTTTTGATGTGGCCTTAGAAAATAACACGCTTAATGTCGCTGGCGACGATATTACGTTGCTGGCTATCAGTGACATTACCGATCTGCCATGGAAAGAACTTGGCGTAGATATTGTGTTGGAATGCACAGGTAAGTTTGACGATAGGGCATCAGGGCAAGCCCATCTAGATGCAGGTGCTGGTAAGGTGTTGTTCTCCTCTCCGGGCTCCCCCGATTTAGACAATACCGTTATCTTCGGTACAAACGAAGACACATTGACCAGTGAACAAAAATTAGTCTCTAATGGTTCCTGTACCACTAATTGCATTGTGCCCGTCATCCAAGCACTTGATGCAGCCTTTGGCGTTGAGAGTGGTACGATCACTACTATCCATGCCTCTATGCATGACCAGCAAGTCATCGATGCATACCATGAAGATTTACGCCGAACTCGCGCGGCGAGTCAGTCAATTATTCCGGTTGATACACGCCTTGCTGCGGGTATAGAGCGCATTCTGCCTAAGTTTGCCGGTAAATTCGAAGCTATTGCTGTGCGCGTCCCAACCATTAATGTAACGGCCATGGACTTGAGCGTTACATTGAGAAGTAAGGTTACGATTGAAGACGTAAATTGCGCATTAAGGCAAGCAAAAGACGGTCGTTTACACGGTATTTTGGACTACACTGAAGAACCGTTAGTATCAGTAGATTTTAATCATGACCCGCACTCGTGTATCGTAGATGGTACACAGACAAGGGTCAGTCACAAGCAACTGGTTAAAACACTGGTGTGGTGTGACAACGAATGGGGTTTTGCAAACCGTATGCTCGACACAGCTAAAGTAATGTTCGACGCAAAATAAGCATTGATGCTGCCACGGGTTGGTAGCACCAGCCCGCGCAGCTTTCACAGTTAATTAGAGTGTGTACACCACTAGGGCATGAATAGTCTCATGCACCATAATGGTTCGCACACTCACCTAAATTTTAAATTAACAAGGAAAGACAATGGCAATTCCAAGCATGAACGATATGGCACTTAACGGTCAACGCGTTCTTATTAGACAAGATCTAAACGTACCAGTAAAAGACGGTAAAGTGACTTCTGATGCGCGTATCAAAGCATCGATTCCTACTATTAAGGCGGCGCTAGAAGCGGGCGCGGCAGTAATGGTGATGTCTCACCTAGGGCGTCCAACTGAAGGCGAACCCGCCGACGAATTCTCTCTTCAACCCGTAGTGGATTACCTGAACGCCGCGTTAGACGTACCTGTAAAGCTTGTGAAAGACTACCTTGATGGCGTACAGCTAAACGATGGCGAGTTAGTTATTCTTGAAAACGTGCGTTTTAACAAAGGTGAAAAGAAAGACGACGAAACCCTAGCGAAGCAGTATGCAGCCCTTTGCGATATCTTCGTTATGGATGCATTCGGTACGGCGCACCGTGCGCAGGCGTCGACTCACGGCGTAGCAAAGTTTGCACCGAAAGCGTGTGCTGGCCCGCTACTTGCTGCAGAATTAGATGCATTAGGTAAAGCGCTAGATAACCCTAAGCGTCCTATGGTAGCAATTGTAGGTGGTTCTAAGGTATCAACTAAGCTAACTGTACTTAAATCACTTGCCGAAAAAGTTGACCAGCTAATTGTAGGTGGTGGAATTGCTAATACCTTCATTGCAGCGCAAGGCCACAATGTCGGTAAATCACTCGTTGAAATGGACTTGGTTGAACAGGCCACGCAATTGATGAGTGAAGCGCAAGCAAACGGCGGCAATATTCCTGTACCGACGGATGTTGTAGTGGGTAAAGCGTTTGATGAAAATACAGAAGCTACGCTTAAAGTCGTGTCTGACGTTGCTGACGACGACATGATTTTCGACATCGGCCCAGACTCATCAAAAGCGCTCGAAGACATCATCAAAAATGCCGGAACCATTGTATGGAATGGTCCAGTAGGTGTATTTGAATTTGAACAGTTTAGCGCAGGAACTAAGGCATTATCTGAGGCGATTGCCGCGAGCGATGCTTTCTCTATCGCTGGTGGTGGTGATACACTTGCCGCAGTAGATAAGTACGAAATTGCAGACAAAGTGTCTTATATTTCAAC
The DNA window shown above is from Alteromonas sp. KC3 and carries:
- the tkt gene encoding transketolase, giving the protein MPSRRELANAIRALSMDAVQQAKSGHPGAPMGMADIAQVLWGDFLSHNPANPSWANRDRFVLSNGHGSMLLYSLLHLSGYELPIEELKNFRQLHSKTPGHPEYGYAPGVETTTGPLGQGISNAVGMALAEKVLAAQFNRDGHDIVDHYTYAFMGDGCLMEGISHETCSLAGTLGLGKLIAFWDDNGISIDGEVEGWFTDDTPARFKSYGWEVIEGVDGHDAEQVKAAIEKAQANTAQPTLICCKTTIGFGSPNKEGTESCHGAPLGEDEIVATREKLGWSHGAFEIPDDIYAGWDGKDKGSKAESAWNDAFAAYEAAYPELAAEFKRRINGELPADFSDKADAIIADLQANPQNIASRKASQNALNAFGPLLPELLGGSADLAGSNLTIWEGSKGVEANDASGNYIYYGVREFGMSAMMNGIALHGGFKAYGATFLMFMEYARNAVRMAALMKQPAIFVYTHDSIGLGEDGPTHQPVEQVVALRATPNLDNWRPCDQVESAVSWKSAIERTDGPTTLIFTRQGLAQQERNAQQVADIAKGGYVLKDCEGTPELILIGTGSEVQLAVEAAAKLTEQGKAVRVVSMPSTDVFDRQSADYRESVLPSSVVKRVAVEALSKDSWYKYVGFNGAIVGMDTFGESAPAGDLFKHFNITTDAVVEAALSL
- the metK gene encoding methionine adenosyltransferase, with translation MATHLFTSESVSEGHPDKIADQISDAVLDAILEQDPRARVACETYVKTGMVLVGGEVTTSAWVDIEELTRNTVKEIGYTHSDMGFDADSCAVLNAIGKQSPDINQGVDRESLEEQGAGDQGLMFGYASDETDVLMPAPITYSHRLVQKQAEVRKSGKLDFLRPDAKSQITFKYENDKPVGIDAVVLSTQHCDSVTTEQVREAVMEEIIKPVLPSEWIDANTRFHINPTGRFVIGGPMGDCGLTGRKIIVDTYGGMARHGGGAFSGKDPSKVDRSAAYAGRYVAKNIVAAGLAKRCEIQVSYAIGVAEPTSISIDTFGTGVVDEKTLVALVREHFDLRPYGLIQMLDLERPIYRPTAAYGHFGRDEFPWEATDKAEALKASL
- a CDS encoding phosphoglycerate kinase translates to MAIPSMNDMALNGQRVLIRQDLNVPVKDGKVTSDARIKASIPTIKAALEAGAAVMVMSHLGRPTEGEPADEFSLQPVVDYLNAALDVPVKLVKDYLDGVQLNDGELVILENVRFNKGEKKDDETLAKQYAALCDIFVMDAFGTAHRAQASTHGVAKFAPKACAGPLLAAELDALGKALDNPKRPMVAIVGGSKVSTKLTVLKSLAEKVDQLIVGGGIANTFIAAQGHNVGKSLVEMDLVEQATQLMSEAQANGGNIPVPTDVVVGKAFDENTEATLKVVSDVADDDMIFDIGPDSSKALEDIIKNAGTIVWNGPVGVFEFEQFSAGTKALSEAIAASDAFSIAGGGDTLAAVDKYEIADKVSYISTGGGAFLEFLEGKTLPAVAVLEEKNK
- the epd gene encoding erythrose-4-phosphate dehydrogenase; amino-acid sequence: MVNIAINGFGRIGRNVLRALYESGRNNEFNVVAINDIAKPEGIAHLLKYDTAHGRFRFDVALENNTLNVAGDDITLLAISDITDLPWKELGVDIVLECTGKFDDRASGQAHLDAGAGKVLFSSPGSPDLDNTVIFGTNEDTLTSEQKLVSNGSCTTNCIVPVIQALDAAFGVESGTITTIHASMHDQQVIDAYHEDLRRTRAASQSIIPVDTRLAAGIERILPKFAGKFEAIAVRVPTINVTAMDLSVTLRSKVTIEDVNCALRQAKDGRLHGILDYTEEPLVSVDFNHDPHSCIVDGTQTRVSHKQLVKTLVWCDNEWGFANRMLDTAKVMFDAK